Proteins from a genomic interval of Leptospira hartskeerlii:
- a CDS encoding DUF192 domain-containing protein has translation MKTFRIVLLSFLFCLPMAGWGEYNSPLYLEKTTIYIGEHALLVEVANTDESRQRGLMFRKKLGENEGMIFIFPTEDHLSFWMKNTLIPLSIGYFSKDKKLVDVYEMAPNQTQVLYHSTQKVMYAVEANPRWFAKRGLGKSSILKIESRYIGK, from the coding sequence ATGAAAACTTTCAGAATCGTTCTGTTATCTTTTCTATTCTGTCTTCCGATGGCGGGTTGGGGAGAATATAATTCTCCCTTATACTTGGAAAAAACCACCATCTATATTGGAGAGCACGCACTCCTTGTAGAAGTGGCAAACACTGATGAGTCCAGACAAAGAGGATTGATGTTCCGTAAGAAATTAGGAGAGAATGAAGGAATGATCTTCATCTTTCCTACCGAGGACCATTTATCTTTCTGGATGAAGAATACTTTAATACCTTTGAGCATAGGATATTTCTCAAAAGACAAAAAGCTCGTCGATGTTTACGAAATGGCCCCGAACCAAACACAAGTTCTGTATCATTCTACCCAAAAGGTAATGTATGCAGTGGAAGCAAATCCTAGATGGTTTGCGAAACGTGGGCTCGGAAAAAGTTCTATTTTAAAGATTGAGAGTAGATATATAGGAAAATGA
- a CDS encoding MBOAT family O-acyltransferase has translation MIFPTLEFFLFFSLVFVTHWYILPALIPEPKLRKSLIHIFLLIVSYIFYMSWNWKFGGLILLSTVIDFFLADLIFESKDQVLRKRLIVISLVLNLVFILGFFKYYGFLTENLNALLHYFGFPSLFPILKIVLPVGISFYTFQSLSYTIDVYRGVIPSEKNFIRFALFVSFFPQLVAGPIVTAKSFLPQLQTEKKIEDIPFRKAIRYFLMGYFKKVVLSDNISPIADLIFKNPDVYSTEALWLGAFLFWVQVYCDFSGYTDMAYSAALLLGYQLPENFRMPYISQSVTEHWRRWHITLSSWLRDYVYISLGGNRAGVFRHRFNVWFTMFVAGIWHGANWTFLIWGSIQGGFLLIESVLKEWKAKWFPNLTISNSWDKALTPVRVLYASSVAVTFGVIFRSANIESALKMIHGMYVYQSGELRPYMLKQGIPAILCVIVGHYLGWLIYEKGKEFKIPVWLEFSLYPLIAFCFAILSPDGEIPFIYFDF, from the coding sequence GTGATCTTTCCCACACTTGAATTTTTTCTTTTTTTCTCCCTTGTATTTGTTACCCATTGGTATATTTTACCGGCGCTTATTCCGGAGCCAAAACTACGCAAATCGCTCATCCATATCTTCCTACTCATCGTGAGTTATATCTTCTATATGAGTTGGAACTGGAAATTCGGCGGGTTGATCTTATTATCCACCGTAATCGATTTCTTTTTAGCGGATCTGATCTTCGAATCCAAGGATCAAGTATTACGTAAGAGGTTGATCGTCATCAGTTTGGTGCTGAATCTTGTATTCATTTTAGGATTTTTTAAATATTACGGATTCTTAACTGAGAATCTGAATGCACTCTTACATTACTTTGGTTTTCCGAGCTTATTCCCTATTCTTAAAATAGTTCTTCCCGTCGGGATTTCTTTTTATACGTTCCAGAGTTTGAGTTATACGATAGATGTATATAGGGGAGTGATTCCTTCAGAGAAAAATTTCATTAGATTTGCATTATTTGTTTCCTTCTTTCCTCAGTTGGTAGCCGGACCGATCGTAACTGCCAAAAGCTTTTTGCCTCAACTTCAAACAGAGAAGAAGATAGAAGACATTCCGTTTAGAAAAGCGATCCGCTATTTTCTAATGGGATATTTTAAGAAGGTTGTGCTATCGGATAATATTTCTCCGATCGCGGACCTTATTTTTAAAAATCCGGATGTATATTCAACAGAAGCACTTTGGTTAGGCGCATTTCTTTTCTGGGTGCAGGTATATTGCGATTTTAGCGGTTATACCGATATGGCATATTCCGCGGCCCTTCTCCTGGGTTATCAGTTGCCTGAGAACTTTAGGATGCCTTATATTTCTCAATCCGTCACGGAGCATTGGAGAAGGTGGCATATCACTCTTTCCAGTTGGCTCAGAGACTATGTGTATATTTCCTTAGGTGGAAATCGTGCAGGAGTATTCCGTCATAGATTCAATGTTTGGTTCACAATGTTTGTGGCTGGAATTTGGCATGGAGCCAATTGGACCTTTTTGATCTGGGGGTCCATACAAGGCGGATTTCTATTAATAGAATCTGTATTAAAAGAATGGAAAGCGAAATGGTTCCCGAACCTCACGATTTCGAACTCTTGGGATAAGGCACTAACTCCCGTTAGAGTATTATATGCAAGCTCAGTGGCTGTAACCTTCGGAGTAATATTCAGATCTGCAAATATAGAATCCGCTCTGAAAATGATCCACGGAATGTACGTGTATCAAAGCGGAGAACTTAGACCTTATATGTTAAAGCAAGGGATCCCCGCGATACTTTGTGTGATCGTTGGACATTATCTAGGTTGGCTTATTTATGAAAAAGGAAAGGAGTTCAAGATACCAGTTTGGTTGGAATTTTCTCTTTATCCATTGATCGCATTTTGTTTTGCGATCTTAAGTCCTGATGGAGAGATCCCTTTTATCTACTTCGACTTTTGA
- a CDS encoding DUF3332 family protein, with product MVKNVLKKIILTLVLVGASFGSLANCFGKFALVRVFYNANDGINVGGGLLAKIVKTVLFYIPFGFLMAIGGFIDFLLFNLIEFWSGSNPVGLNEYDKEGRYAKSFEQDGEKLTLVYTEFGSRLDLTAVSKEGKSETLTAFRSQPGKFFVEREGQLSEIEVTSQSVGSQVILKLTEQGKLKSSKVVEAQSLQDLQLRASESL from the coding sequence ATGGTGAAAAACGTATTAAAAAAAATTATCCTAACCTTGGTACTGGTAGGAGCTAGCTTCGGTTCCTTAGCGAACTGTTTCGGAAAATTCGCGCTTGTAAGAGTTTTTTACAATGCTAACGACGGGATCAATGTAGGCGGTGGCCTTCTTGCAAAAATCGTAAAAACGGTTCTGTTCTATATTCCTTTCGGATTTTTAATGGCAATCGGTGGATTTATCGACTTTCTTCTTTTCAACCTGATCGAGTTCTGGTCCGGAAGTAACCCAGTAGGATTAAACGAGTACGATAAAGAAGGAAGATACGCAAAATCTTTCGAGCAAGATGGAGAAAAACTGACTTTAGTATATACTGAGTTCGGTTCCAGATTGGATCTGACTGCCGTTTCTAAAGAAGGAAAATCGGAAACTCTGACTGCTTTCCGCTCTCAGCCTGGAAAATTTTTCGTAGAAAGAGAGGGACAACTTTCCGAGATCGAAGTTACTTCTCAATCTGTAGGATCCCAAGTGATCTTAAAACTTACTGAACAAGGTAAATTAAAATCTTCTAAAGTAGTAGAAGCTCAAAGTTTACAAGATCTTCAATTGAGAGCTTCCGAGTCTCTCTAA
- a CDS encoding PP2C family protein-serine/threonine phosphatase, whose amino-acid sequence MNLSNKKAGILNPWSFLETEFNYREVSAWKDFVRIDQSFIRLAFFLHFLVYFLALIPEIQNSPHGTIYFGLILSLNILSLVLSFQRKYLPAVIHGTNFSIIFLVMLILNESFYSFDDLHSLQLYNNYFLLVGFLVLFQMFRLKVKGCFLTAAYSIVLHLGFIYFKLKNGPLPGFPLVLFVPDVVYLILSLIGTTIVVIVRRLVRISSELDSEYRFLQHELQIARKVQETLFPEDISIKGFKYEVFRSTPNEIGGDFYDFIQLREGNTGVFLTDIAGHGIASALVASFIKIMVATMPYRLKLHPVRLLEYLDETLLRQFKSHHASAVYIFFDFISKEIHFANGGHPYLMHSQNGNDFREIETTGSILGFGIKRPIAELVSMPIQSAERLFLYTDGLIENRNPQGKQLGSEGLIEILNRNKSFTDLKQFKEAVQTELSAFFQDAEFEDDTLFLIIEME is encoded by the coding sequence ATGAATCTATCCAATAAAAAAGCTGGAATACTCAACCCTTGGTCTTTCCTAGAAACCGAGTTTAATTACAGAGAAGTAAGCGCATGGAAAGACTTCGTTCGTATCGATCAGTCATTCATTCGATTGGCTTTTTTTCTACACTTCTTAGTTTATTTTTTAGCTCTAATTCCTGAAATACAGAATTCTCCTCATGGCACCATCTATTTTGGTCTCATCTTGAGTTTAAACATTCTGAGTCTTGTTCTTTCTTTTCAAAGAAAATATCTGCCTGCCGTCATTCACGGTACAAACTTTAGTATTATCTTTTTGGTAATGCTGATCTTAAACGAATCCTTTTATAGCTTCGACGATCTTCATAGTTTACAACTTTATAATAATTATTTCCTACTCGTCGGGTTTTTGGTCTTATTCCAAATGTTTCGACTCAAAGTTAAGGGTTGCTTCTTAACTGCGGCTTATTCGATCGTATTACACCTTGGATTCATTTATTTCAAACTTAAGAACGGCCCTCTTCCTGGATTTCCTTTAGTTCTATTCGTTCCGGATGTGGTCTATCTGATCTTAAGTTTGATTGGGACAACGATTGTAGTGATCGTAAGAAGGTTGGTCCGTATTTCTTCCGAGCTGGATTCCGAATATAGATTTTTACAACATGAGCTTCAGATAGCAAGAAAAGTACAGGAAACTTTATTTCCGGAAGATATAAGCATCAAAGGTTTTAAATACGAAGTATTTAGATCGACTCCTAACGAGATAGGCGGGGATTTTTACGATTTTATACAATTAAGAGAGGGGAACACAGGAGTTTTCTTAACCGATATTGCGGGACATGGGATCGCTTCTGCGTTAGTCGCATCATTTATCAAAATTATGGTAGCGACCATGCCTTATCGTCTCAAGCTGCATCCTGTCCGTTTATTGGAATATTTGGACGAGACTCTTCTTCGGCAGTTCAAATCGCATCATGCTTCTGCAGTTTATATATTTTTCGATTTTATTTCCAAGGAGATCCATTTTGCAAATGGAGGACATCCTTATCTGATGCATTCTCAGAATGGAAATGATTTTAGGGAAATTGAAACTACCGGGAGTATATTAGGATTCGGGATCAAAAGGCCGATTGCTGAACTGGTTTCCATGCCGATCCAGTCCGCAGAAAGGTTGTTTTTATATACGGACGGATTGATAGAGAATCGAAATCCACAAGGAAAACAGCTTGGAAGTGAAGGCCTAATTGAAATTCTGAACAGAAATAAGTCTTTTACCGATTTAAAACAGTTTAAAGAAGCCGTCCAAACCGAGCTCTCCGCATTCTTTCAAGATGCAGAATTCGAAGACGATACACTTTTCCTGATCATCGAGATGGAGTAA
- a CDS encoding enoyl-CoA hydratase/isomerase family protein encodes MSESLIHLQKEGKLAILEINRPSALNALNEELLNELTSEIHTLEKDPSIHVVIITGQGKAFVAGADIAKMKELNADGAEKFAALGQSTFDRIQRSRLVSIAAVNGFALGGGLELALACDIRIGSEKAKLGLPEVSLGLIPGFGGTQRLARLIGYGRAVELIFTGDMIGAEEAYRIGILNKLVKDGEDLISAAKTTAESILKKGPIAVATAKSVILNGLDMQLSKGQELEKKEFSNLFSGKESKEGMGAFLEKRPPNF; translated from the coding sequence ATGAGCGAATCACTGATTCATCTGCAAAAAGAAGGCAAGCTGGCGATCTTAGAGATCAACCGTCCTTCTGCGTTAAACGCATTAAACGAAGAACTATTAAACGAATTAACTAGCGAGATCCATACTTTAGAAAAAGATCCGTCCATCCACGTTGTGATCATCACTGGGCAGGGTAAAGCATTCGTAGCCGGAGCAGATATCGCTAAGATGAAAGAATTGAACGCGGACGGAGCGGAGAAGTTTGCGGCCTTGGGTCAAAGTACATTCGATCGGATCCAAAGAAGTAGATTGGTTTCTATTGCTGCTGTGAACGGTTTTGCATTGGGCGGAGGATTGGAACTTGCGCTTGCATGCGATATCCGCATCGGTTCCGAAAAAGCAAAATTAGGACTTCCTGAAGTTTCTTTAGGTTTGATCCCTGGATTTGGTGGGACCCAAAGACTCGCAAGACTGATCGGTTATGGAAGAGCGGTAGAACTTATCTTTACTGGAGATATGATCGGCGCAGAAGAAGCTTATCGCATCGGTATATTAAATAAACTTGTTAAAGATGGAGAAGACCTGATCTCCGCCGCTAAAACAACTGCGGAATCCATTCTCAAAAAAGGACCTATCGCAGTCGCGACCGCTAAATCGGTCATACTAAACGGATTAGACATGCAATTGTCCAAAGGACAAGAGTTGGAGAAAAAAGAATTTTCAAATCTATTCTCCGGAAAAGAATCCAAGGAAGGAATGGGAGCATTCTTAGAAAAACGTCCTCCTAATTTTTGA